A DNA window from Luteibaculum oceani contains the following coding sequences:
- a CDS encoding DUF6728 family protein, translating into MKPFFQYLINLFNPKAKKDKSTLEIKAMHGINKISIVIFTVGLLYLIFKVWI; encoded by the coding sequence ATGAAGCCCTTTTTCCAGTACCTAATTAATCTGTTTAATCCGAAAGCGAAGAAAGATAAATCTACCCTGGAGATTAAAGCCATGCATGGAATCAACAAGATATCAATAGTAATATTTACTGTTGGGTTGTTGTATTTGATATTTAAGGTCTGGATCTAG
- the coaE gene encoding dephospho-CoA kinase (Dephospho-CoA kinase (CoaE) performs the final step in coenzyme A biosynthesis.) produces the protein MAKSQILGITGGIGAGKSFVAGIFNHLGIPVYNSDLRAKQILAEHSEVKSELKSFFGSEVFHENGDVDRAKLASIVFTDASKLKQLNEIIHPRVAQDFENWINDHGNSPWIIKEAAILIESGAYKSCDKILMISADTEVRISRVINRDQSQRKDVEERIANQMGDQERRGYCDFEILNDGTKALLPQINEVLKGINWRSNIQD, from the coding sequence ATGGCTAAAAGCCAAATTCTAGGAATTACTGGCGGCATTGGAGCTGGTAAAAGTTTTGTAGCGGGGATATTCAATCACTTGGGTATCCCCGTTTATAATTCTGATCTTAGGGCTAAACAAATATTAGCAGAGCATTCCGAGGTAAAATCAGAGTTAAAGTCTTTTTTTGGATCCGAAGTCTTCCATGAAAATGGAGATGTGGACAGAGCTAAATTAGCATCTATTGTTTTTACCGATGCAAGCAAGCTTAAACAGCTCAATGAAATTATACATCCACGCGTTGCCCAAGATTTTGAAAATTGGATAAACGATCATGGAAATTCTCCATGGATAATTAAGGAGGCTGCAATCCTCATTGAAAGTGGAGCCTACAAGTCTTGCGACAAAATTCTAATGATATCTGCCGATACGGAGGTGAGAATATCTAGAGTAATAAATAGAGACCAATCCCAAAGAAAGGATGTGGAGGAAAGAATCGCAAACCAAATGGGCGACCAGGAAAGACGTGGCTATTGTGATTTTGAAATCTTAAATGACGGTACAAAAGCCTTATTACCTCAAATAAATGAGGTTTTAAAAGGAATTAATTGGAGGAGTAATATTCAGGATTAA
- a CDS encoding family 16 glycosylhydrolase, whose amino-acid sequence MIRKIRLVHAITILFAFIFLQNICSAQEGDYYKLGFTLDFIDDFETEDSTYKYWMNRFPWGRHVSGQHYYKDSGNIEFENGILNLIAKKEKYSGEVFAWDSAGNFTPYHKDFEYTSGMLYHKHPYDHGYFECKFKVPAVQGTNAAFWLYGDDEAEIDVFEIVGSEPEKAKMTLHWKGKDPITNASQSGTDAYIDTPLFHQDFHVMSVEWDSTDVTWFLDGEKQVENLFVEWQRDRHIPTVPMNIILTLELGTLDGEVKDSSLFPCAFQIDYVASYQKKSTPFPPLVLSSLADTVFGGDSSQVDMQKLDVFSYKGYYPMGHKISLLPGEHYTLIDSGFIANPDAPQEIFVNLIVDNGIDSSAVFQHSVVVKKSSVIANHFPAKNLFYPNPSNGSIRFNTTVNEFKIMDLSGREISSFRNGIKKGDLVILKGINPGLYLLVMQTKKGAFSSPLQVH is encoded by the coding sequence ATGATTAGAAAAATTCGCCTTGTACATGCAATAACAATTTTATTCGCATTTATTTTTCTACAAAATATATGTTCGGCACAGGAAGGCGATTACTATAAATTGGGATTTACCTTAGATTTTATTGATGATTTTGAAACCGAAGATTCAACATATAAATATTGGATGAATAGGTTTCCATGGGGTAGACATGTTTCGGGACAACACTACTACAAAGATTCGGGAAATATCGAATTTGAGAATGGTATTTTAAACTTGATCGCCAAAAAGGAAAAATACAGCGGAGAAGTATTTGCCTGGGATTCAGCTGGAAATTTCACCCCCTATCATAAGGATTTTGAATATACCTCTGGAATGCTTTATCACAAGCATCCATACGACCATGGATACTTTGAATGCAAGTTTAAAGTCCCAGCCGTTCAAGGTACCAATGCTGCTTTTTGGCTTTACGGTGACGATGAGGCAGAAATAGATGTTTTCGAAATAGTTGGCAGCGAACCTGAAAAAGCCAAAATGACTTTGCATTGGAAAGGCAAAGACCCCATTACAAACGCAAGTCAATCGGGAACCGATGCATATATTGACACCCCGCTTTTTCATCAAGATTTCCATGTTATGTCAGTTGAATGGGATAGCACCGATGTTACCTGGTTTTTAGACGGTGAAAAACAGGTTGAAAATTTGTTCGTTGAATGGCAGCGAGACCGTCATATTCCTACTGTTCCCATGAACATAATACTAACCCTTGAATTGGGCACTTTGGATGGGGAGGTTAAAGACTCAAGCCTTTTCCCTTGTGCTTTTCAAATTGACTACGTGGCATCTTACCAAAAAAAATCAACCCCCTTCCCTCCCCTGGTTTTGAGTTCCCTTGCAGATACCGTATTTGGTGGCGATAGCAGTCAGGTTGATATGCAAAAATTAGATGTATTTTCCTATAAAGGTTACTACCCAATGGGGCATAAAATTTCACTCTTGCCTGGTGAGCATTACACGCTAATTGATTCTGGCTTTATCGCAAACCCCGATGCACCGCAAGAAATTTTCGTAAACCTAATAGTAGATAACGGAATCGATTCAAGTGCTGTTTTCCAACACAGCGTGGTGGTGAAGAAATCATCGGTAATAGCAAACCATTTCCCAGCGAAAAATCTATTTTACCCCAATCCTAGCAATGGCTCCATTCGATTTAACACTACTGTAAATGAATTTAAAATAATGGACTTAAGCGGGCGAGAAATATCCAGTTTCCGCAATGGTATTAAAAAGGGTGATTTAGTAATTTTAAAAGGAATAAATCCCGGCTTATACTTGCTTGTTATGCAAACAAAAAAGGGAGCCTTTAGCTCCCCTTTACAAGTTCATTAG
- a CDS encoding threonine ammonia-lyase encodes MTSISPISIHDFNDAKQRISPFVSETPLIEIEALNTYFNANIFLKCEQFHPIRAFKMRGAFNFLLKNKQTLAESGVITHSSGNHGQALAYASFQLGIKCTVVVPQGAPQVKIEGMKRWNCNIVRCENNIDARESMCSEIQEREGQTLVPPYDHLDIIEGQGTAAMEIIKLQPGIEEIYCPLGGGGLLAGSLLAASHFSPEVSIYGCEPEMARDGFLGFSSGQRNTSFKADTCADGLRTTVGEINFPIIKSYARDILLCSEDSIMHWGSKMLKEYNLLIEPSSAVPLAILDTRRSEIAGKNIAVLISGGNVNPEYYSSN; translated from the coding sequence ATGACATCAATTTCTCCCATCTCAATACACGATTTTAACGACGCAAAACAAAGAATTTCTCCTTTTGTATCGGAAACTCCGCTAATAGAAATTGAAGCCCTTAACACCTATTTTAATGCTAACATTTTTCTTAAATGCGAACAGTTTCACCCCATTCGAGCCTTTAAAATGCGAGGTGCGTTCAATTTTTTGCTAAAAAACAAACAGACCCTAGCAGAGTCGGGAGTGATTACCCATTCATCTGGTAATCATGGTCAAGCATTGGCTTACGCTAGTTTCCAGTTGGGGATTAAATGCACCGTTGTAGTTCCTCAAGGAGCCCCACAGGTGAAAATTGAGGGGATGAAAAGATGGAATTGCAACATTGTGCGCTGCGAAAACAACATTGATGCACGTGAATCAATGTGCAGTGAAATCCAAGAAAGAGAAGGACAAACATTAGTTCCACCATACGATCATCTGGACATCATAGAAGGTCAAGGCACGGCGGCAATGGAAATTATAAAATTACAGCCCGGAATAGAGGAAATCTATTGCCCATTAGGAGGTGGAGGACTACTAGCTGGTAGCCTTCTTGCAGCTAGTCATTTTTCACCAGAGGTTTCAATATATGGATGTGAACCCGAAATGGCGCGGGACGGATTCCTTGGTTTTTCTTCGGGACAAAGAAACACATCATTCAAAGCAGACACTTGCGCCGATGGTCTAAGAACTACAGTAGGTGAAATTAATTTCCCCATCATTAAAAGCTATGCTCGCGACATTCTATTATGCAGCGAAGATTCCATAATGCACTGGGGAAGTAAAATGTTGAAAGAATACAATTTGCTTATTGAACCATCTTCTGCGGTTCCTTTAGCAATATTGGATACACGACGGAGTGAAATTGCTGGAAAGAACATCGCCGTGCTCATTTCAGGGGGTAACGTTAATCCTGAATATTACTCCTCCAATTAA
- the yajC gene encoding preprotein translocase subunit YajC, with amino-acid sequence MNLLSVFLMAPPAEGQNPIISLIPWVGIIIVFYFFMIRPQMKRNKELKKFRESLKQGDKVVTMSGIHGKIKDIDTDTVVLEIENGKLRVEKSALSPSGKMEPQKG; translated from the coding sequence ATGAATTTATTAAGTGTATTTCTAATGGCACCTCCAGCAGAGGGGCAGAATCCAATTATATCCTTAATTCCATGGGTTGGAATCATAATCGTTTTCTATTTCTTTATGATTCGTCCTCAAATGAAGAGAAACAAGGAGCTTAAGAAATTTAGAGAAAGCTTAAAGCAAGGAGATAAGGTGGTAACCATGAGCGGGATTCACGGTAAAATTAAGGATATAGATACCGATACCGTGGTTTTGGAGATTGAAAATGGTAAACTTCGCGTAGAGAAGTCTGCACTTTCTCCAAGCGGGAAAATGGAGCCACAAAAAGGATAA
- a CDS encoding DEAD/DEAH box helicase: MELSNFKDLKVVDEIVDALGYMGITKPTNIQQAAIPIILDNKDLIACSQTGTGKTASFLIPIIQNCIKKGENENYALVVCPTRELALQIDQQCDGISYFTGISSITLYGGTGGDKFDSNRKALQEGVNLIIGTPGKILSHLNLHPEIGKRIEVFVLDEADRMLDMGFVEDITRITKLLPNRKQNLLFSATMPPSIKDLARDILTDPEEISFQISKPAAKIKQRAISLTEGDKVNYLVDWVEKNQDLKSIIIFCGTKAAAKFVSFSLQSRNYSAKSLHSDKEQSAREEIMREFKSKNLKILIATDIASRGIDVEDIDVVINYNVPNDAADYVHRVGRTARAEKSGEAITFISPNDQKRFIKIEQLIERELEIENPEGYKSPIFNREEALKRKSYPKRNKKGGPRNKNHQYKRPAKK; the protein is encoded by the coding sequence ATGGAGTTATCAAATTTTAAGGACCTAAAGGTAGTAGATGAGATTGTAGATGCATTAGGTTACATGGGGATTACAAAACCCACCAACATACAACAAGCGGCTATTCCCATTATCCTTGATAACAAAGATTTAATTGCCTGCTCTCAGACGGGAACGGGTAAAACAGCTTCTTTTCTAATCCCCATTATTCAAAACTGCATTAAAAAGGGAGAAAATGAGAACTACGCACTTGTAGTATGCCCTACTAGAGAACTTGCGTTGCAGATAGATCAGCAGTGTGATGGAATTTCCTATTTCACTGGAATCTCTTCTATTACACTTTATGGAGGAACTGGAGGCGATAAATTTGATAGCAATCGCAAAGCCCTACAGGAAGGTGTTAACTTAATAATTGGTACCCCCGGTAAAATTCTATCTCACCTCAATCTCCACCCTGAAATTGGAAAGCGCATAGAAGTTTTTGTATTAGATGAAGCCGATAGAATGTTAGATATGGGTTTTGTTGAAGACATTACACGTATTACCAAACTGTTGCCGAATAGAAAACAAAATCTTCTGTTCTCGGCCACCATGCCTCCGAGTATTAAGGATCTTGCCAGAGATATTCTAACCGACCCAGAGGAAATTTCCTTTCAGATCTCTAAACCAGCGGCAAAAATCAAACAAAGGGCCATCAGCTTAACCGAAGGCGACAAGGTTAATTATTTGGTGGACTGGGTAGAGAAAAATCAGGATCTAAAAAGCATCATAATTTTCTGCGGTACCAAAGCCGCTGCAAAATTTGTAAGCTTTAGTTTACAGTCTAGAAATTACTCAGCAAAAAGTCTTCATAGCGATAAAGAACAAAGTGCTAGGGAGGAAATAATGCGGGAGTTTAAATCGAAAAACTTAAAAATTTTAATTGCAACCGATATTGCATCCAGGGGTATAGATGTGGAGGATATTGATGTGGTTATAAACTACAATGTCCCAAATGATGCAGCTGATTATGTGCATAGAGTTGGAAGAACTGCTAGGGCGGAGAAATCTGGCGAAGCCATCACCTTTATTTCTCCAAATGATCAAAAGCGATTTATTAAAATCGAGCAACTTATTGAACGGGAATTGGAAATAGAAAACCCCGAGGGGTACAAATCGCCAATTTTTAATAGAGAGGAAGCGCTTAAGCGTAAATCTTATCCAAAGAGAAACAAAAAAGGCGGTCCTAGAAATAAGAACCACCAATATAAAAGACCAGCAAAAAAATAA
- a CDS encoding co-chaperone GroES, which yields MGEIDVMDATQLNKLIIVGDRVLIKPLKPVEKTDSGLFLPPGVQQKDKIARGYVINVGPGYPIPALQEVDQPWKESAEEVKYVPLQPKKGDLAVYLQKSAYDIEFNGEKFIIIPHSAILLLYRDDD from the coding sequence ATGGGAGAAATTGATGTCATGGATGCAACACAGTTGAATAAACTAATAATTGTTGGAGATAGGGTGCTAATTAAACCATTAAAACCGGTAGAAAAAACGGATAGTGGGTTGTTTTTACCTCCAGGAGTGCAGCAAAAGGATAAAATCGCACGGGGATACGTGATAAACGTTGGCCCAGGATACCCAATACCTGCATTGCAAGAAGTCGATCAGCCATGGAAAGAAAGTGCAGAGGAGGTAAAGTATGTTCCTTTGCAACCTAAAAAGGGCGATTTGGCAGTCTATTTGCAGAAAAGTGCTTATGATATTGAATTTAATGGTGAGAAATTTATCATAATACCTCATTCTGCTATATTATTGCTCTACAGAGATGATGATTAA
- the yaaA gene encoding peroxide stress protein YaaA, whose protein sequence is MLAIVSPAKTLDYTTPFEVNSAVEPQFKEEALYLVKKISGYSAKRIAKLMNVSEEIAQLNFDRFQTFEPDFNQDNSRPAIYAFKGDVYQGLDAYSLDKEQINFLNKHAAILSGLYGVLRPLDLMQPYRMEMGLSFKVTPKKTNLYKYWDNKICEALEALLENSTGEKVLVNLASNEYAKAANLKNFSFPVIECDFQDKRPDGSYKTIGFNAKKARGMMLRFIAENNITNSEHLKAFKSEGYIFNPEFSSKNKWVFTRDN, encoded by the coding sequence ATGCTCGCCATAGTTTCTCCAGCTAAGACATTAGATTATACCACTCCATTCGAAGTAAATTCTGCTGTAGAACCACAATTTAAGGAAGAGGCTTTGTACCTGGTAAAAAAAATCTCAGGATACAGCGCTAAACGGATCGCCAAATTAATGAATGTTAGCGAAGAAATTGCACAATTAAATTTCGATCGCTTTCAAACTTTTGAACCCGATTTTAACCAAGATAATTCCCGGCCCGCAATTTATGCATTCAAAGGGGATGTATATCAAGGATTAGACGCTTACAGTCTGGATAAGGAACAAATTAATTTTTTAAATAAGCACGCGGCAATCCTAAGTGGGTTATATGGTGTCCTTAGACCCTTAGATTTAATGCAGCCTTATCGCATGGAGATGGGATTGTCTTTTAAGGTAACTCCCAAAAAGACTAATCTTTATAAATATTGGGACAATAAAATTTGCGAGGCACTAGAGGCCTTATTAGAAAATTCTACCGGTGAAAAGGTGTTGGTAAATCTAGCATCGAATGAATACGCCAAGGCGGCTAACCTTAAAAACTTTAGTTTTCCAGTTATCGAATGCGATTTTCAGGATAAAAGGCCAGATGGTTCCTACAAAACAATTGGTTTTAATGCTAAGAAAGCAAGAGGAATGATGTTGAGGTTTATTGCTGAAAACAACATCACAAATTCTGAGCATTTAAAGGCATTTAAATCTGAAGGCTATATATTTAACCCCGAATTTAGTTCCAAAAATAAGTGGGTATTTACCCGCGACAATTAA
- a CDS encoding FKBP-type peptidyl-prolyl cis-trans isomerase — protein sequence MKLVLSIVCILSIGFSANAQFFKKDKEEDQKKVFKLNNDVDSLSYALGISVADEVKSQNVDSISVEAFLKAIKSSLKGDKQLMNTNDARLYYSNYIREKQEEKAELAKVAGVKFLEENKTKEGVTTLPSGLQYKILKKSNSGEKPVASDRVKVHYHGTLIDGTVFDSSVERGRPATFPVNAVIKGWVEALQLMEVGDKWMLYIPQDLAYGGRAAGQIPPYSTLIFEVELLEIVK from the coding sequence ATGAAGTTAGTATTATCAATTGTATGTATTCTTTCAATAGGATTTTCTGCCAACGCGCAATTCTTCAAAAAGGATAAGGAGGAAGATCAGAAAAAGGTTTTTAAACTTAATAACGACGTCGATTCTCTTTCTTATGCTTTAGGAATATCGGTTGCAGATGAAGTGAAATCTCAAAATGTTGATAGTATTTCTGTTGAGGCCTTTTTAAAAGCAATTAAATCAAGCTTAAAGGGTGATAAACAATTGATGAATACCAATGATGCCCGTCTTTATTACTCTAACTATATCAGAGAAAAACAAGAGGAAAAAGCAGAATTGGCAAAAGTTGCAGGGGTAAAGTTCTTGGAGGAAAATAAAACGAAGGAAGGAGTAACCACTCTTCCATCTGGGCTGCAATATAAAATCCTAAAAAAGAGCAACTCTGGTGAGAAACCTGTTGCTTCAGATCGCGTTAAAGTTCACTACCACGGAACATTAATTGATGGGACTGTGTTTGATTCATCAGTAGAACGTGGAAGACCAGCTACTTTCCCAGTAAACGCAGTAATTAAAGGATGGGTAGAGGCACTTCAACTGATGGAAGTAGGAGATAAATGGATGCTATACATCCCCCAAGATTTAGCCTATGGTGGTAGAGCTGCTGGTCAAATCCCTCCATATTCTACGCTAATTTTTGAGGTAGAACTATTAGAAATTGTGAAATAA